In the Flavobacterium acetivorans genome, one interval contains:
- a CDS encoding DUF2911 domain-containing protein, giving the protein MKKSTLLATAVCALVMLLSANANAQKFPDLDKSPLDAAWFPNDYKDANKTVRVIYSRPQLKGRSLNELAPNGKVWRTGANEAVEISFFTDLYLGKTKIKAGTYTLYTIPGEKEWTVIINKDRNVWGAYTYKSEKDVARLTVPVTTADDYLEAFSMVFTKSDNGVILNLGWDKMRVAIPFIK; this is encoded by the coding sequence ATGAAAAAATCGACACTTCTTGCCACAGCAGTCTGTGCCCTTGTGATGCTTTTATCTGCTAATGCAAATGCACAAAAATTCCCTGATCTTGACAAAAGCCCTTTGGATGCGGCTTGGTTCCCTAATGATTATAAAGACGCTAATAAAACGGTAAGAGTAATCTATAGCCGACCTCAACTAAAAGGACGTAGTCTTAACGAATTAGCCCCAAATGGAAAAGTTTGGAGAACCGGAGCCAATGAAGCTGTAGAAATAAGCTTTTTTACTGATCTGTATCTTGGTAAAACCAAAATAAAGGCAGGCACTTATACCTTGTATACTATCCCAGGGGAAAAAGAATGGACTGTTATCATCAACAAAGATCGAAACGTTTGGGGAGCCTATACTTATAAATCAGAGAAAGATGTAGCGCGTTTGACTGTTCCGGTAACTACCGCCGACGATTATCTGGAAGCTTTTTCAATGGTTTTTACCAAATCTGACAATGGGGTAATTCTTAATTTAGGTTGGGATAAAATGCGTGTTGCTATTCCTTTTATCAAATAA
- a CDS encoding TrmH family RNA methyltransferase — MKQITSIQNPFIKSLVLLQEKAKNRKQTGRFLIEGKREISLAIKGGYEIETMLFLAEICSESETRKIYNDAELIEINKEVYQKLAYRDTTEGILAIAKTKSLQLSDLKLSDNPLILVAEAPEKPGNIGALLRTADAAKLDAVIIANPKSDLFNPNIVRSSVGCLFTNQIATGTTSEIITFLKERKINFYCATLQNSTSYHTQDYTTPTALVVGTEATGLTQQWRDAATQNIIIPMQGEIDSMNVSVAAAILIFEAKRQRGF, encoded by the coding sequence TTGAAACAAATCACTTCTATCCAAAATCCTTTCATAAAATCTTTGGTATTATTACAGGAAAAAGCAAAAAATCGCAAACAAACTGGCCGCTTTTTGATAGAAGGAAAGCGAGAAATTTCATTAGCCATAAAGGGAGGTTATGAAATAGAAACGATGTTGTTTTTGGCTGAAATTTGCTCTGAATCTGAGACAAGAAAAATTTATAACGATGCCGAATTGATCGAAATCAACAAAGAAGTCTATCAAAAACTGGCCTATCGCGATACCACCGAAGGAATATTGGCCATAGCCAAAACCAAATCATTGCAATTATCTGATTTAAAATTATCCGATAATCCCTTGATTCTTGTTGCCGAAGCTCCTGAAAAACCAGGAAATATAGGTGCTTTATTAAGAACGGCAGACGCCGCCAAGCTCGATGCGGTAATTATTGCTAATCCAAAAAGCGATTTATTCAACCCAAATATTGTCCGATCAAGTGTGGGCTGTTTATTTACCAATCAAATTGCAACGGGAACTACCTCTGAAATTATTACTTTTCTAAAAGAAAGGAAAATAAATTTCTACTGTGCCACCTTACAAAACTCGACTTCTTATCACACCCAAGACTACACTACTCCAACCGCTTTGGTGGTAGGTACAGAAGCCACAGGTTTAACCCAGCAATGGCGAGATGCCGCCACACAAAACATCATTATTCCCATGCAAGGCGAAATCGACAGCATGAATGTTTCGGTAGCCGCTGCAATTTTGATTTTTGAAGCCAAAAGACAAAGAGGATTTTAA
- a CDS encoding trimeric intracellular cation channel family protein, with translation MFHLLDIIGTMAFAMSGALTAMNKKLDPFGVFIIAFVTAVGGGTLRDVMIGRTPVGWMLDLKYVYVIIVGFLITLLFRKKMDKLRTSLFLFDTIGLGVFTLIGLEKGINVGLHPIICIAIGTMTACFGGVTRDILCNEIPVIFRKEIYATICILGGIVFFILKKFHLDDDILYLTTSLVIISIRLMAVKFKWYLPALGNK, from the coding sequence ATGTTTCATTTATTAGACATCATAGGGACAATGGCTTTTGCCATGTCAGGTGCATTAACGGCTATGAATAAAAAATTAGACCCTTTTGGGGTTTTTATCATTGCTTTTGTGACTGCCGTTGGAGGCGGAACATTGCGTGATGTTATGATTGGGAGAACTCCAGTGGGATGGATGCTGGATTTAAAATATGTTTATGTAATAATTGTGGGTTTTTTAATCACTTTATTGTTCAGAAAAAAAATGGATAAATTGCGAACATCTTTATTTTTGTTTGATACCATTGGTTTAGGAGTTTTTACTTTAATAGGTCTTGAAAAGGGGATTAATGTAGGTTTGCATCCTATTATATGTATCGCTATTGGAACTATGACGGCCTGTTTTGGCGGTGTAACAAGAGATATTTTATGTAATGAAATCCCAGTGATTTTTAGAAAAGAAATTTATGCCACTATTTGTATTCTGGGTGGGATTGTGTTTTTTATTTTGAAAAAATTCCATCTCGATGATGATATTTTGTACCTGACCACTTCTTTGGTTATTATTTCGATACGCTTGATGGCGGTCAAATTCAAGTGGTATTTGCCTGCTTTGGGAAATAAATAA
- a CDS encoding TonB-dependent receptor yields MKFNFQNKISIVLLLMVFQLSFAQKKDENIGSEVVNVVKPYTATLSDAFKVPEAPVLDDAGNAKKETIKYSIFSFPVASTFTPSKGKAEGVDKTKQARLYDNYATLGFGNYRTLNAELFVNHQLNNNDYVGGMFRHLSSQGGISGVELDDRFYDTSVDLTYGSNYKDMSWNIDLGYQNQIYNWYGLPEGFGNTLMPSGRADLLNGIDPQHSYTTFSLGSKISFKEGFFNEAAAKFSHFTDNFGSAENRFFIKPSLQFDVMEEAVKTNIIVDYVGGSFEKNYMNNAQLLKYGYTNLGVSPSFVMQQDDWTLNLGASVFYSIDTENSNNKFFVYPNINASYKVVGDLMIFYAGAEGSLEQNSYLDFVDGNSFLSPTLNIAPTDKQYDVFAGLKGKLANNVSYNIRGSYRNERNKALYKSNDYSEDITNEDYAFGNSMQVVYDDMRTLSFSGDLKADFSDNVTFGVSGTFNSFTNDFQAEAWNLPTVKLNSNIDFNITEKWYAGAAVFYVGDRKDIKTNTNIVANYSATTLDSYFDVNAHLGYKYSDRLTGFLRANNITNQAYQKWLNYPVQGFQIVVGANYKFDF; encoded by the coding sequence ATGAAATTCAATTTCCAAAATAAAATTAGTATTGTGCTGTTGTTAATGGTTTTTCAGCTTTCTTTTGCCCAAAAGAAGGATGAGAATATTGGTTCAGAGGTGGTTAATGTGGTGAAACCTTATACGGCAACACTTTCGGACGCTTTCAAAGTGCCGGAAGCACCCGTTCTGGATGATGCCGGAAATGCCAAGAAAGAAACGATTAAGTATTCGATTTTCTCTTTTCCTGTTGCCTCCACTTTTACACCTTCTAAAGGAAAAGCCGAAGGAGTGGATAAAACAAAACAAGCCCGTTTGTATGATAATTATGCTACTTTAGGATTTGGGAATTACAGAACTCTTAATGCAGAATTATTTGTGAATCATCAATTGAATAATAACGATTATGTAGGCGGGATGTTTCGCCATCTTTCTTCGCAAGGTGGAATAAGCGGAGTGGAGCTTGATGATCGTTTTTATGATACTTCGGTCGATTTGACTTATGGTTCTAATTATAAGGATATGTCCTGGAATATTGATTTAGGCTATCAAAATCAGATTTATAACTGGTATGGATTACCGGAAGGTTTTGGAAATACATTAATGCCTTCTGGGAGAGCAGATTTGTTAAACGGAATCGATCCTCAACATAGTTATACTACTTTTTCTTTAGGTAGTAAGATTAGTTTTAAAGAAGGGTTTTTTAATGAGGCTGCGGCTAAATTCAGCCATTTTACGGATAATTTTGGTTCTGCCGAAAATAGATTTTTCATCAAACCTTCTTTGCAGTTTGATGTGATGGAGGAAGCTGTCAAAACAAACATTATTGTTGATTATGTAGGCGGGAGTTTTGAAAAGAACTACATGAATAATGCGCAACTGTTAAAATACGGTTATACTAATTTGGGTGTTTCGCCTAGTTTTGTGATGCAACAGGATGATTGGACATTAAATTTAGGAGCATCAGTATTTTATAGTATTGATACTGAAAATAGCAACAATAAATTTTTTGTGTATCCAAATATTAATGCTTCGTATAAGGTAGTGGGCGATTTGATGATTTTTTATGCCGGAGCCGAAGGAAGTTTGGAACAAAACTCTTATCTGGATTTTGTTGACGGAAATTCATTTTTATCACCAACTTTAAATATTGCTCCTACAGACAAGCAATATGATGTTTTTGCAGGATTGAAAGGAAAATTAGCGAATAATGTGAGTTATAATATTCGTGGTTCGTATAGAAATGAAAGAAATAAAGCATTGTATAAGAGCAATGATTATAGTGAAGACATTACAAACGAAGATTATGCTTTTGGAAATTCAATGCAAGTTGTTTATGATGATATGAGAACTTTGAGTTTTTCGGGAGATTTAAAAGCAGATTTTTCGGACAATGTGACTTTTGGAGTAAGCGGAACTTTTAATAGTTTTACCAATGACTTTCAGGCTGAAGCTTGGAATTTACCAACGGTGAAACTGAACTCGAATATTGATTTTAATATTACTGAAAAATGGTATGCAGGAGCGGCGGTTTTCTATGTTGGCGATCGCAAGGATATCAAAACGAACACGAATATTGTAGCTAATTATTCAGCAACAACTCTAGATAGTTATTTTGATGTAAATGCTCATTTAGGGTATAAATACAGCGACAGATTGACTGGTTTCTTGAGAGCCAATAATATTACCAATCAGGCGTATCAAAAATGGTTGAATTATCCGGTTCAGGGTTTCCAAATTGTAGTTGGTGCCAATTATAAGTTTGATTTTTAA
- a CDS encoding tetratricopeptide repeat protein, translated as MRKLSWLFFLLIFVQTLSVSAQKSSIYTHDLKDFNKAVSLFKDNQYASAQIIFDKVKSETKNEELKSDCAYYDATCAIRLNHPNADDLMERFVSDYPTSAKSNQAFIEVAHYYFDQGNYPQALQWFQKVDESQLSSADRDKFNFQKGYAFFSSKNKKEATTYLNKVVNSKEYGSQAKYYLGFMAYEGDDYKEATKYFDEVSGEEKYKEKLSYYQADMNFKLGNFQKAIELGEKAMAKSNALEKSELNKIIGESYFNLKKYDQAIPYLAAYKGKKGKWNNTDFYQLGYAYYKQNDFENAISQFNKIVSGKDFVAQNAYYHLGESYLNLDKKQEALNAFKNASEMAFDPAIQEDASLNYAKLSYELGNSYQSVPSVLLGFIKKYPNNSSRSVIEKLLIDSYISSKNYKEALVLLEKNKSGENKLAYQKVTFYRGLELYVDRDYQEAAKMFKKSIEGQIDAEFTARATFWKGETEYVLDDYKNALLSFKQFSGLPRAASTPEYKNSNYNTAYAYFKLKEYEQAATHFQAQIDKVKDDKVRLNDSYLRLGDCQFVSSKYWPAMDAYNKVIEFKGLDADYAFYQKAICYGFVSKNDRKIEELNSFLQLYPKSNLRDDAMYELAGTYVASGKQDLALKTYDRLINEFKNGSYTAKAVLRQGLIYYNSDRNAEALTKFKKVAADFPKTPEALEAVSTARLIYVDGGRVDEYATWVRTLDFVAVTDVDLDNDTYESALKQFEQNNNKQAISGFTAYISSFPRGIHSLNANFYLAQAYFSEGQKDKSIPNYEYVIKEPRSEFTEQSLARLSQVFLDNNEKAKAIPVLTRLENEADFPQNKIFAQSNLMKCYYDQKDYSNSVIYADKVLNNPKTDDNVRSDAQIIIARSAVHTGDEAKARAGYAKLLSIAKGELAAEALYYDAYFKNKDGKFEASNVVVQKLAKNYSAYRYFGAKGLVLMAKNFYGLKDSFQATYILDNVIQNFTDFPDVVSEAQTELDRINAEESKTNSSISK; from the coding sequence ATGCGTAAACTTTCCTGGCTCTTCTTTTTACTGATTTTTGTTCAGACTTTAAGCGTTTCGGCACAAAAATCATCGATATACACCCATGACTTAAAGGATTTTAACAAGGCGGTGTCTCTTTTTAAAGACAATCAATACGCTTCGGCTCAAATTATTTTTGATAAAGTAAAATCAGAAACAAAAAATGAGGAGTTGAAATCCGATTGCGCTTATTATGATGCAACTTGTGCTATCCGACTCAATCATCCCAATGCCGATGATTTGATGGAACGCTTTGTTTCAGATTATCCTACAAGTGCTAAGAGCAACCAGGCTTTTATAGAGGTAGCACATTATTATTTTGACCAAGGAAACTATCCGCAAGCTTTGCAATGGTTTCAAAAAGTTGATGAAAGCCAACTTAGTTCTGCAGATCGCGATAAATTTAATTTCCAAAAAGGATATGCTTTTTTTAGTTCTAAGAATAAAAAAGAAGCTACGACCTACTTAAATAAAGTGGTGAATTCAAAAGAATACGGTTCACAAGCCAAATATTATTTGGGTTTTATGGCTTATGAAGGTGATGATTATAAGGAAGCTACTAAATATTTTGATGAAGTTTCCGGCGAAGAAAAATACAAAGAAAAGCTTTCGTATTATCAGGCCGATATGAATTTTAAGTTGGGGAATTTCCAAAAAGCAATTGAATTAGGCGAGAAAGCCATGGCAAAATCAAATGCTTTAGAAAAATCAGAGTTGAATAAAATTATTGGTGAAAGCTATTTCAATTTAAAAAAGTACGATCAGGCAATTCCATATTTGGCGGCTTACAAAGGAAAAAAAGGAAAATGGAACAATACTGATTTTTACCAGTTGGGCTATGCTTATTACAAGCAAAATGATTTTGAAAACGCCATTTCTCAATTCAATAAAATTGTGAGCGGGAAAGATTTCGTTGCTCAAAATGCCTATTATCATTTAGGAGAAAGTTATTTGAATTTAGATAAAAAACAAGAAGCCTTGAATGCGTTTAAAAATGCATCCGAGATGGCGTTTGATCCCGCAATACAAGAGGATGCCAGCTTGAATTATGCGAAATTGAGTTATGAATTGGGAAATTCGTATCAAAGTGTTCCTTCTGTTTTGTTAGGATTTATAAAAAAATACCCAAACAACTCCAGCCGTTCAGTCATAGAAAAATTGCTTATTGACTCTTATATTTCTTCAAAGAATTACAAAGAAGCTTTGGTTTTATTGGAAAAAAATAAAAGTGGGGAGAATAAATTGGCCTATCAAAAAGTTACTTTTTACAGAGGTTTAGAACTGTATGTAGACAGGGATTATCAAGAGGCTGCAAAAATGTTCAAAAAATCTATTGAAGGACAAATAGATGCCGAGTTTACTGCCAGAGCCACTTTCTGGAAAGGAGAAACTGAGTATGTATTGGACGATTATAAAAATGCATTGTTGAGTTTCAAGCAATTCTCGGGATTGCCTCGTGCTGCTTCAACACCAGAGTATAAAAACAGCAATTACAATACCGCTTATGCTTATTTTAAGCTGAAAGAATATGAGCAGGCTGCAACGCATTTCCAGGCTCAGATTGATAAGGTAAAAGACGATAAAGTACGATTGAATGATTCCTATTTGCGATTAGGAGATTGTCAATTTGTGAGTTCTAAGTACTGGCCAGCTATGGATGCTTATAATAAAGTGATTGAATTTAAAGGTCTTGATGCGGATTATGCTTTTTATCAAAAAGCAATTTGTTATGGGTTTGTTTCTAAGAATGATCGAAAAATAGAAGAACTGAATTCTTTCTTGCAATTGTATCCTAAATCAAATTTGAGAGATGATGCGATGTATGAATTAGCCGGAACTTATGTGGCCAGCGGCAAGCAGGATTTAGCATTGAAAACCTATGACCGTTTAATCAATGAGTTCAAAAACGGATCTTATACTGCTAAAGCGGTTTTGCGTCAAGGATTGATTTATTATAATTCAGATCGAAATGCTGAAGCTTTGACTAAATTTAAAAAAGTAGCGGCCGATTTTCCTAAAACTCCCGAAGCGCTGGAAGCGGTTTCGACAGCGAGATTGATTTATGTTGACGGTGGAAGGGTAGATGAATATGCAACTTGGGTAAGAACATTAGACTTTGTTGCAGTTACGGATGTTGATTTGGATAATGATACCTATGAATCGGCTTTGAAACAATTTGAGCAAAACAACAATAAGCAGGCGATCTCCGGTTTTACCGCTTATATTTCTAGTTTTCCAAGAGGAATTCATTCGTTAAATGCTAATTTCTATTTAGCCCAAGCTTATTTTTCCGAAGGGCAAAAAGACAAATCAATACCTAATTATGAGTATGTGATTAAAGAGCCTAGAAGTGAGTTTACAGAACAATCTTTGGCAAGATTGTCTCAGGTTTTCTTAGATAATAACGAAAAAGCGAAAGCAATTCCAGTATTAACTCGTTTAGAAAATGAAGCTGATTTTCCTCAAAATAAAATCTTTGCACAATCTAATTTGATGAAATGCTATTATGACCAAAAAGATTATTCTAACTCGGTTATCTATGCCGATAAGGTTTTGAATAATCCAAAAACAGATGATAATGTACGAAGTGATGCCCAAATTATTATCGCTCGTTCAGCCGTACATACAGGTGATGAAGCCAAAGCCAGAGCAGGTTATGCCAAGTTGTTGAGCATTGCCAAAGGAGAGTTGGCAGCAGAAGCTTTGTATTATGATGCTTATTTTAAAAACAAAGACGGGAAATTTGAGGCTTCAAATGTAGTGGTTCAAAAACTGGCTAAAAATTATTCGGCTTACCGTTATTTTGGTGCAAAAGGATTGGTTTTGATGGCTAAAAACTTTTATGGATTGAAAGACAGTTTTCAGGCGACTTACATTTTAGACAATGTTATTCAGAATTTTACTGATTTTCCTGATGTTGTTTCAGAAGCGCAAACGGAATTGGATCGCATCAATGCTGAAGAATCTAAAACCAATTCGTCAATATCTAAATAA
- a CDS encoding cell division ATP-binding protein FtsE, protein MSQAVLSLKNATIYQEDKVILSKINLEVNHGEFLYIIGKTGSGKSSLMKTLYADLPLTEGEGHVVDFDLGTLKEDDIPFLRRKIGIVFQDFKLLPDRTIKDNMLFVLKATGWVDKDEMDRKIDEVLDKVGMKEYANKMPHQISGGEQQRVAIARALLNDPELILADEPTGNLDPQTSAEVLELLRQINANGKTIIMATHDYALLMKFPSKTLKCEDTKIFEVVQRAV, encoded by the coding sequence ATGTCTCAAGCTGTACTGTCTTTAAAAAACGCAACCATTTATCAAGAGGATAAAGTAATTTTATCTAAAATTAATTTGGAAGTAAACCACGGTGAATTCTTATACATCATTGGAAAAACAGGATCAGGAAAAAGTAGCTTAATGAAAACACTTTATGCCGACTTACCACTAACCGAAGGAGAAGGCCATGTTGTAGATTTTGATTTAGGAACTTTAAAAGAAGATGATATCCCATTTTTGAGAAGAAAAATTGGAATTGTTTTCCAAGATTTCAAATTATTACCAGACCGTACCATAAAAGACAATATGCTTTTTGTTCTAAAAGCAACCGGTTGGGTTGATAAAGATGAAATGGATCGTAAAATTGATGAAGTGCTCGATAAGGTAGGCATGAAAGAATATGCCAATAAGATGCCGCATCAAATATCAGGAGGAGAACAACAACGCGTTGCCATTGCCAGAGCTTTGCTTAACGACCCGGAACTTATCCTTGCCGATGAACCTACCGGAAACCTTGATCCACAAACCAGCGCCGAAGTACTGGAGCTTTTAAGACAAATAAACGCAAACGGAAAAACAATCATTATGGCAACCCATGATTATGCTTTATTGATGAAATTCCCATCGAAAACCTTGAAATGCGAGGATACTAAAATTTTCGAAGTGGTTCAAAGAGCCGTTTAA
- a CDS encoding GreA/GreB family elongation factor: protein MTFKQKIYQYYLQLVQDRIDVFRDMITALTEDSKNDAKGSAGDKHETALSMMHLEQEKLNTKLSEVLAQKAVLDKIDSNAIAETIIVGSLVKANGIYLYLSLALPKINIDGINVIALSPQSPLGAHLMGNKVGFSFEINTTKYTIEEIA, encoded by the coding sequence ATGACTTTCAAACAAAAAATATATCAGTACTATTTGCAATTGGTTCAAGACAGAATAGACGTTTTCAGAGATATGATTACGGCTTTGACCGAAGATTCTAAAAATGATGCCAAAGGTTCTGCTGGTGATAAGCATGAAACTGCTTTGTCGATGATGCATCTGGAGCAGGAAAAACTCAATACTAAGCTGAGTGAAGTGCTTGCTCAAAAAGCTGTTTTAGATAAAATTGATTCTAATGCAATCGCTGAAACCATTATTGTTGGGAGCTTGGTGAAGGCTAATGGAATTTATCTGTATCTCAGTTTAGCATTGCCAAAAATAAATATCGACGGAATTAATGTTATTGCTTTGTCTCCACAATCTCCGCTGGGAGCTCATTTAATGGGGAATAAAGTAGGTTTTAGCTTTGAAATTAATACTACAAAATATACCATCGAGGAAATAGCATAG
- the asnB gene encoding asparagine synthase B — protein sequence MCGIVCAFDLKQNAETLRPQVLEMSKIIRHRGPDWSGIFSNDKAILSHERLAIVDPASGKQPLFSEDGKLVLAANGEIYNHRELRKQFEGKYNFQTESDCEVILALYKEKGPHFIDEMNGIFGFAIYDVDKDEYFVARDHMGIIPLYIGWDQHGTFYVASELKALEGYCTKIQLFPPGHYMTSKDGEFVQWYKREWTEYDAVKDNETSISDIKVALEAAVHRQLMSDVPYGVLLSGGLDSSITSAVAKKYAQKRIESDDTTDAWYPQLHSFSVGLEGSPDLAAARKVADHIGTIHHEIKFTIQEGLDAVKDVIYNLETYDVTTVRASTPMWLMARVIKSMGIKMVLSGEGADELFGGYLYFHKAPNAQEFHEETVRKLSKLHMYDCLRANKSLAAWGIEGRVPFLDKEFMDVAMRVNPKDKMITSERKMEKWVVRKAFEDMLPESVAWRQKEQFSDGVGYSWIDTLKEVVAEAVSDEQLANAKYKFPLQTPTSKEEYYYRSIFTEHFPSDAAALCVPQEASVACSTKIALEWDEAFKNMNDPSGRAVANVHDDAYAKA from the coding sequence ATGTGCGGAATAGTATGTGCCTTTGATTTAAAACAGAACGCTGAAACTTTAAGACCACAGGTGTTAGAGATGTCTAAAATTATTCGTCATCGCGGACCAGATTGGAGTGGGATTTTCAGCAATGATAAAGCTATTTTGTCACATGAAAGATTGGCTATTGTTGACCCGGCTTCGGGCAAGCAACCATTATTTAGCGAAGACGGTAAATTAGTTTTGGCTGCCAATGGTGAGATATACAACCACAGAGAGTTGCGCAAGCAATTTGAAGGAAAATATAACTTTCAGACAGAAAGTGACTGCGAGGTTATTTTGGCACTTTATAAAGAAAAAGGCCCTCATTTTATCGATGAAATGAATGGAATCTTCGGTTTTGCCATTTATGATGTAGATAAAGACGAGTATTTTGTAGCACGTGACCACATGGGAATTATTCCCTTGTACATTGGATGGGATCAACATGGAACTTTTTATGTAGCTTCAGAATTGAAAGCTTTGGAAGGCTATTGTACTAAAATTCAATTGTTTCCTCCAGGACATTATATGACTAGTAAAGATGGAGAGTTTGTACAATGGTACAAAAGAGAGTGGACAGAGTATGATGCTGTAAAAGATAACGAAACCAGTATTTCAGATATTAAAGTTGCGCTAGAAGCGGCTGTTCATAGACAATTGATGAGTGATGTGCCTTACGGAGTATTGCTTTCAGGAGGCTTAGATTCTTCTATTACTTCGGCTGTGGCCAAAAAATACGCTCAAAAACGCATTGAATCAGATGATACTACAGATGCTTGGTATCCACAATTGCATTCATTTTCAGTAGGATTAGAAGGTTCTCCGGATTTAGCAGCTGCTCGTAAAGTTGCGGATCATATTGGTACAATTCACCATGAAATTAAATTTACTATCCAGGAAGGTTTAGATGCGGTGAAAGATGTTATATACAACTTAGAAACCTATGACGTGACTACAGTTCGAGCTTCGACTCCAATGTGGTTGATGGCAAGAGTGATTAAGTCAATGGGAATTAAAATGGTATTGTCAGGGGAAGGCGCCGATGAATTATTTGGAGGTTATTTGTATTTCCATAAAGCACCAAATGCACAGGAATTCCATGAAGAAACCGTACGTAAGTTGAGTAAATTACACATGTATGACTGTTTGCGCGCTAACAAAAGTTTAGCGGCTTGGGGTATTGAAGGACGTGTTCCGTTTTTGGACAAAGAATTCATGGATGTGGCGATGAGAGTGAATCCGAAAGATAAAATGATTACCAGTGAACGTAAAATGGAGAAATGGGTCGTTCGTAAGGCTTTTGAAGATATGCTACCAGAGAGTGTTGCTTGGAGACAAAAAGAACAATTTAGTGATGGTGTTGGATACAGTTGGATTGATACTTTAAAAGAAGTAGTTGCAGAAGCAGTTTCTGACGAACAATTGGCCAATGCAAAATATAAATTTCCATTACAAACCCCAACATCTAAAGAAGAATATTACTATCGTTCCATCTTTACAGAGCATTTCCCTAGCGATGCAGCGGCTTTATGTGTGCCACAAGAAGCCAGTGTGGCTTGTAGTACTAAGATTGCTTTAGAGTGGGATGAAGCATTCAAAAACATGAATGATCCATCAGGAAGAGCTGTGGCAAACGTGCATGATGATGCTTATGCAAAAGCATAG